Proteins encoded in a region of the Chryseobacterium piperi genome:
- a CDS encoding NAD(P)-dependent oxidoreductase: protein MEVNRISVIGLGLMGYKIAELYAKAGYDLTVWNRTKSKADGLKAKVAESLSDAVLASDTIIICVLNPDAVHAALDTVKDKSIFKNKTVINYTAAGPEDVDKIEEVLKSYGAHYLNGVILVSPDHLAQPDTTFLYSGDEDAFKALKDTFEVTAGNIKFLSTKASVSSTLDLATLSVFYGAYIGVLNGIALSEAAGVSLEVYGDIFSAALPGFTALYKDYVIAIQNDDFTPVQTSVSGNLIATQRIADALAAIGADSGFAQTIAGLVKKANKKGYGDEELASVIKVIRSK, encoded by the coding sequence GGACTAATGGGGTACAAAATAGCAGAATTGTATGCGAAAGCAGGATATGATTTAACGGTTTGGAACCGCACAAAATCCAAAGCAGATGGTTTAAAAGCAAAGGTGGCAGAATCATTAAGTGATGCTGTGTTAGCAAGCGATACAATCATTATTTGTGTACTTAATCCGGATGCTGTACATGCTGCATTGGATACCGTTAAGGATAAGTCAATATTCAAAAACAAAACCGTAATCAATTATACTGCAGCGGGTCCTGAAGATGTAGATAAGATAGAAGAAGTTCTGAAGAGTTATGGAGCACATTATCTGAATGGAGTAATTCTGGTGAGTCCTGATCATCTGGCTCAACCGGATACTACTTTTCTTTATTCCGGTGATGAAGATGCATTTAAAGCTTTAAAAGATACCTTTGAGGTAACCGCCGGAAATATTAAATTCTTAAGTACTAAAGCTTCAGTATCTTCTACTTTAGATCTGGCTACCTTAAGTGTTTTCTATGGTGCGTATATAGGGGTACTTAATGGAATTGCACTTTCTGAGGCAGCAGGAGTAAGTTTGGAAGTGTATGGTGATATATTTTCTGCTGCACTACCTGGATTTACTGCACTTTATAAAGATTATGTGATCGCTATTCAAAATGATGATTTTACACCGGTACAAACTTCTGTTTCAGGGAATTTAATAGCTACTCAGCGTATTGCTGATGCTTTGGCCGCCATTGGAGCAGACTCTGGTTTTGCACAAACAATCGCAGGGTTAGTCAAAAAAGCTAATAAAAAAGGCTATGGAGATGAAGAGCTTGCGTCTGTTATTAAAGTAATCCGCTCTAAATAA
- a CDS encoding MFS transporter: protein MQKISSPGISRTVIWLMAIISGLVVANNYYNQPLLALIADDLHVSESAASKISVLTQVGYAFGLLLIVPLGDKFLRKKLILIDLFLVFGSLLWMTFATQLWMLYAASLLIGMTSVIPQLFVPIAAELSSDEERSSNIGLVMSGLLLGILLSRFIGGIVGEIWGWRAMFGIAAGVMIIVWIAVYKMLPDLLPNFKGTYKELMRSVFHLAKTQPVLQLASFRGAMAFGSMCALFTTLAFHMEKPPFNAGSSVVGSFGLAGAVGALAAAKVGKFQKYMDLNRIITYSLLIVLGSWAFTYFAGETYWGLVVGVILVDLGVQSSHIMNQTNYFMIKTNAVNRLNTVYMVCYFIGGSLGTWLASIAWHYAQWEGVCLVGAGFGLLALIAHIALSKKIKN from the coding sequence ATGCAGAAGATTTCTTCCCCTGGTATTTCCCGTACTGTAATCTGGCTGATGGCCATTATTTCAGGATTGGTAGTAGCCAACAACTATTATAACCAACCTTTGCTTGCCCTTATTGCAGATGATCTGCATGTTTCAGAAAGTGCAGCCAGTAAAATTTCTGTGCTCACTCAGGTAGGTTATGCTTTTGGGTTATTGCTAATTGTTCCTTTAGGAGATAAATTTCTCCGTAAAAAACTGATTCTTATAGATCTGTTTCTTGTTTTTGGTTCCCTTTTATGGATGACCTTTGCCACCCAGCTATGGATGCTGTATGCAGCCAGTCTGTTGATTGGAATGACTTCTGTTATTCCTCAGCTTTTTGTTCCCATAGCTGCTGAGCTTTCTTCAGATGAAGAACGATCGTCTAATATCGGGTTGGTTATGTCCGGTCTGCTATTAGGTATTCTTCTGTCCCGTTTTATTGGCGGAATAGTAGGGGAGATATGGGGTTGGAGAGCGATGTTTGGCATTGCGGCAGGCGTTATGATTATAGTCTGGATTGCCGTGTACAAAATGCTGCCTGATCTTCTTCCTAATTTTAAAGGAACCTATAAAGAATTGATGCGCTCCGTATTTCATCTGGCTAAAACACAGCCTGTTTTACAGCTCGCCTCATTTCGTGGAGCGATGGCTTTTGGTTCGATGTGTGCTTTATTTACGACACTTGCATTTCATATGGAAAAGCCACCTTTCAACGCCGGATCATCGGTTGTCGGAAGTTTTGGACTAGCAGGGGCTGTAGGCGCTCTGGCAGCCGCCAAGGTGGGGAAATTTCAAAAATACATGGATCTGAACCGAATCATTACCTATTCACTACTGATTGTTCTGGGAAGCTGGGCTTTCACTTATTTTGCCGGAGAAACCTATTGGGGGCTTGTCGTTGGAGTTATTCTTGTTGATTTAGGAGTACAATCCAGCCATATTATGAATCAGACAAACTATTTCATGATAAAAACTAATGCGGTCAACAGGCTCAATACCGTTTATATGGTTTGTTATTTTATTGGTGGATCATTAGGAACCTGGCTTGCCTCTATTGCCTGGCATTATGCCCAATGGGAGGGAGTATGCCTGGTAGGAGCAGGATTTGGCTTGTTGGCTTTAATTGCCCATATTGCATTAAGCAAAAAGATTAAAAATTGA
- a CDS encoding chloramphenicol acetyltransferase, which translates to MKIIDIEQWNRKEHFYFFSKMASPYFGFTTEVDCTKAYETVKANNYSFFAYYLHKSMVAVNAVEELKMRIIDDQVVVFDVIDAGSTIARPDGTFGFSYIPFSESFETFNIELQKEIEAVHNSSGLRLSTDTKTKALIRHSTIPWNSFSALLHPTNFDRTESIPKITFGRFSVREGKKYLPVSIEAHHGLADGLHLARYFEEFQKQLDQ; encoded by the coding sequence AATGGAACAGAAAAGAACATTTTTATTTTTTCTCAAAAATGGCGAGCCCTTATTTTGGGTTTACTACTGAGGTAGACTGTACCAAAGCTTATGAAACTGTAAAAGCAAATAATTATTCCTTTTTTGCCTACTACCTTCATAAGTCAATGGTGGCTGTCAACGCTGTGGAAGAGCTGAAAATGAGAATTATTGATGACCAGGTGGTTGTCTTTGATGTTATTGATGCAGGAAGTACGATTGCAAGACCGGATGGAACCTTTGGTTTTTCCTATATCCCTTTTTCAGAAAGCTTTGAAACTTTTAATATTGAATTACAAAAGGAGATTGAGGCAGTACACAACTCCTCAGGACTAAGGCTAAGCACGGATACAAAAACGAAAGCCCTAATCAGACACTCTACCATTCCATGGAATTCGTTCAGTGCCTTATTACATCCTACTAATTTTGACAGGACAGAATCTATTCCCAAAATTACGTTTGGAAGATTCAGTGTTCGTGAAGGAAAAAAGTATTTGCCCGTTTCTATTGAAGCTCATCATGGTTTAGCAGACGGCCTTCATCTTGCCCGATATTTTGAAGAGTTTCAGAAACAACTTGACCAATAA